TTGAATAAAATGGTCTGCGGAGGGAGAAGTCACTACCTCCCGGCTTCCTCGAACCGATATTTGATACAAACGCGCTCCGGCAATGACAATCCGGTGGCGCAAAAATCCCTCCGGCGTTTCAATGAGCAGGTCCCTTGCAGGATATTTTTCGTATCCGATCGTCAATTCTTTTTCCTCCAGTATTTTACCCCGTGGTCCTTTGACGGCGTCGCGTACTTTGTCCATTCGGCTCGCAGTTGGCTGTTGAGCGACTTCCGGTGGTGCATCTGCATAACTGACCAGGAACAAAGTTCCCCCGCGCAATTCGACAGAGTCAATCACCACTTTGATCTTGTCCCCCGTTTTGCCATTTCCGGGAATTTCTACTTCCTCGGTTTTCACAGGGCCGGGAAATATCGTTTTGTAACGCCCTGTTCCAGAAGCAAAGGGGAGAAACTCTGGGATCTGAGCCGCCAAACGTGGAATGCCGAGTTCTCCCAATGCGAACACTCCCCCCAAGCTCATGATCCCCAACACGCGTATCCAACTAACCCAGGACATCCATGACTTTCCGTGTCGCACGGTTTGGCCTCCGTTTCTCAAGCTCACGACGTACCAGGAATGGTTCCAGGAGTGTTGATTCTCACCGAGGAGTCGCCACACCTTGTCAAAAACCTTTTCAGTGGGCGGTCGGGTGCTGTTGAAACTAGCGGAAGTTCACGCTCACCCGAGTCATTCGCCGGCCACCATAGCGGATTAGGACGATTGCTGCAAGGCAAAGGCCAACCTAGCCTCCCAACGTAAGGAGGTAATGTTCTCGTTATGGAGCATGCGGCGGGCAAGTCACGGTCAAGGCTTGAAAGAAGGAACTGCAAATAATCTTGGAGCCTATTGAGATCGTAGCTGGTTTGGCACAGTCGGGAGCTGGTATTTTTGTGACCCCCCGAAGAGTTTGGCTCTGGGTAACTATAATGGTGCAGAGAGATCACCCTGGAAACCAAAGTTCGAGGACCCAACATGGCTGGAGTCAACCCATATATTCGCAAGGTTCCGTTGAAACGGCCCACACGACCCTACACGGTGACGTTTATCGATGAAGAAACGGGCAAGACCACGACGTATCGCATGGATCCTGAGACGTTTCCGTTTGGCAAAATTGGCCAGGATGGGAGCTTGCTAGCCATAGCGGAAGAAGCGGGGGTGGAGATCAACCACTCCTGCGGTGGGGTGTGTGCTTGTTCAACCTGTCATGTCTATGTAACCCAAGGTTTGGAATCCTGCCCGCCGCCGACGGAGGATGAGGAGGATATGTTGGATGAGGCGCCCGCGGTGACACCGGAGTCTCGCCTGAGTTGCCAATGTGTTCCCGATGGCAGCAGTGATGTCGTGGTGGTTATCCCGAAATGGAACCGTAATCTAGTCAAAGAAGGCCACTAAGACGGGTTTCCCCCTTGTCTCATGTCCCCTGGATCGGACGGCTTTTCTGTCGGCTACGCCGAGGAAGTTAGTTAGCAGAGCCCAGGAAATCAACGATCCAGTACGGGAAGTTTGGGATACACCAACTCATTCCGCACCTCTCGAACTCCGGGGGTCAGGCTGATCATGTTTGCGATGCGGCGGGCTTCTTCCTCGTCTGCGGCCGACCCCCGCAGAATCACCGTATTTCCGGAGACAGTGGCCTGGATGCTTCCAGGATTGGAGATGTTGGTACTGCGCTGCAAGAGAGTTTGGATTTGCTGCTGGAGTTGCGGGGCTGGTGTTGTCTGAGCTGGGAAACGGGCGACCATCATGTAGCTGTTTCCGGTCTGGTGAGGGATAACCACCCCACTCTGCAAGTTGGTCGCGCCTCCAGCACCAAAACTGCCTCCTATTCCTATACTGCCTCCTCGGCCGCCTCCCATGGTCCCTCCCCGGCTGCTCCCAACACTGCCGCCGCGGCTGCTGCCTGCGCTTCCTGCAAAGCCAATGCTTCCCCCTCCCATGCCGCCATTGGTGCCGAAGGTCGGTTGTCCAAAGCCGCCGGGTGCTCCCGTGTTACCACCCGAAGAGCGATTGTTTTGGGCGGAGCCTTGGTAGAGCACATTACTGAAATACGGTGCCAGGAAATTACTGCTGCTCACTCCTGAGCCAGCAGTCGTGGTTGTGGTCGGAGGGGCAATAGTAGGAGCCTGCATGATTTGCTGGAGTTGAAAACTGCTGCCGCTGCCGGTACCCAAGCCACCACCGCCTCCCAATCCTCCTGTGCCTAGCCCTGTCCCGCCACCTGTTCCCCCTGTTCCTGTCCCTGCTCCTAGGCCGCCTAAGCCTCCTGTACCGCTCCCTCCCGTTTGTTGGGCAGCCGCTTTCCCACCCAATAGAGCGATCAGTATCCCCACCAAGGCTAATCGTGCAATCTGGTCCATGACCATGTTCCCCTGATCTCTAGGACGAGCCGGACTACACTTGCAGGTACCCACCCTGGGTGGTTGGGAAATGCTGGCATTCGTATTCCTATCGTCAGTATCGACGCTCGGAAGGAGGTAGTCCAGGGAACTTCTTTGGAAAAATTGATGAGAGAACACAACCGATCACAGGGGGGACTGGCTAGAGGAGTGAAGATTTTTAGCCTAGCAGGGGGGAATTAGGTCGGGGACGGAGTAAGGGATTAACACTTCAGGGGGACCCACCATGCAATTGGGTTTCGTCTCGGCGATCCTGCCAGATTTGTCCTTGGAAGAAGTGCTAGCATTTGCGGCGGAGGAGGGGTTCGATTGTGTCGAGTTGATGTGCTGGCCGGTAGGTAAGGCGGAGCGGCGCTACGCGGGGGTGACCCATTTGGATGTTACCCAGTTCCGGGAGGATTTGGCCAGCCACGTCCGCGATTTGGTTCGGATTCACGGAGTACAGATCTCCGGGCTGGGGTATTACCCCAACCCTCTCGATCCCGACGTGGAACAGCGGCGCCGGGTGGTGGACCATTTGCGCAAGGTCATCCAGGCGGCTCCCCAGGTGGGAGTCCGGGTGGTCAATACATTCATCGGACGGGACCCCCACAAGACCGTCAGCGAGAATCTGCGATTGGTACAGGAGGTCTGGCCGCCGATTGTAGCGGAGGCTCAGAAAGCCGGCGTGCGGATCGGCATCGAGCACTGTCCGATGCTCTTTAGCGACGATCAATGGCCCGGCGGCTGGAACGTCGCCTCGACTCCAGCCATTTGGCGGCAACTGTTCGCCTTCTTCGACTCCCTGGCGCCGGGTGTCGTCGGCTTGAACTTTGATCCTTCCCATCTGGTCTGGCAGGGCATCGACACTGTACGAGCAATCCGAGAGTTTGGCCCCCGCATCGTCCACGTCCACGCTAAAGATGAACGGATCGACCGGGATCAGCTCTACGAGGTGGGCATCTATGGTTACAAGTGGCACGTCCCCAAACTGCCTGGTCTGGGTAGCGTGGAATGGGGGCCTTTCTTTGCTGCTTTGACCGATGTGGGGTATCGGGGGCCTGTTTGTATCGAAGTGGAAGACCGAGCTTACGAAACTTCACTGGAGGATCGCAAGCGCGCTCTGCGGCAAAGCCGAAGGTTCCTCCTCTCCTTTTTCGGATAGCAGGGAATGACCCTGATTTTGGAGAGAGCCTTTCTCACGGGGTCTGTAGTCCGATATCTAGGGTCTAGAAAGAGTAATCTTCAGGTGGTCCTTTCCCGCAGGTTGTGTCTCCGGTGTTGGTTCAGTCTATCTGCCCGAAGATGATGGCTGATTCACCGGCTTTCGCGCGGATTTTGATGGTGAAGGCTGCACCAAATGTCTTTAGCCCAGGAAAGGTCCGAGCTGTCCTGCATGTAGATATTGCACAGGACAAGCTGTTCATCGGCTACCGCCACCCCCATGAGCCGCCAAAGGGTACGTCCATCTTCTTCGACCTGTCCAAAGACGGCGAGGCGATCGGGTCCGCAGGCGGGTTCACCCTGGATTTCTTCCCCTTCGCCCAAGAGGGTTTGCCGCCCGAAGTTGAGTAGTTCCTGGGGGCTGCGCACCTTGCCATTGCCGCTGTGGAAACCGAGACGGCGGAACCAAATGGCACGGTGACGATTCCAAGCCGTCCAATTTCGCTCCTCGTCCCATTCCCAGAGAAAGTCACCGGGGATTTGCACACGCCATCCGCCGTCCAGACGCACCCAGACCGGATATCGACGGTACCCTAACGGCGGCTGGCGCAGGTTGGGTACAGGGCCGGCCCGCCTCCACAGTTGGATGCTCAGGTCCCGATCATCCGGTGTGACACAGAAATGCTCATCGGCAGCGTCCTGATGAATGTGCTGTAGGACTTCTAGCCATTCCACCCAGGGCAATTCTGCCGCAGGGTCCAGTTGGAAAGCGGTGGCCAGATCAGCGGCAATCTGATCAGTCTTTTCTCCTTCGCTTTCCGTCAGAGGCGGGCGCCACGGATAATGGCACCACAAATTGACCAAGGCCCGATTCCGATAAAAGTTGGCGTGGATGTCTACGTCCCACCAAGGAAAAAAGTCCGTGCCTGCTCCGGGATTCTGAGTGATGCACTCCCGCCAGTGTCGGTCGCGTGGTCCGAGCGGCGTGAGAACCTCAGCGGGATAGGTGTACTCGCAGTCTCCGCGAAGTCCTGGGCTGTGAGGCCGGTTTTGGCATTCCCGCGCCAACCATTCAAGGAATGCCGACTCGGCAGCCTGACGATCCTGGCGCAGGAAATAACCGGTGTCATCCCGGCAATCATCCAGAACCCAGGAAAAGGAGAATTCCTGGGACATGGTTCGCAAGAGCCGGCACAACCAAATGTGATAGCCCGGTCCGGCAGGTGTGGTGATAGCTGAGGCACGCACCCGCCCCTCGGTGTCCAAGCGCACCTCGATCGGCTCAGCGGCTGGATGGACAAATACGCGCAGGATTGGTCGTTCCTCTGCATCGCGGCCCAATTGGGCATCCAAGACCACGTCCCCCACCTCTTCAAACCAGACCGCAACCCGTGTCAGCCATTCCCGCACGGCTTCCAAGGCTAACGGTGCTCGGTTTTTCCGGCAGACCATCCCTTGCAAGGTCAGCGTGATACCCATAGATGGGGGCGCCCTCGACTATTCATCGTTCGCAACCTGTCCCACGATCACGATTGTGCTCTGCGGTCCTAAAGAGAGTCCGCGGTCGATTGTACACACCACCGGGTAACAGCGGCGAGCCGAGGTGTTCGGCCGTTTTCCTTCCCTGTGCTAAACGCGGTGAACCTGCCAGGATACTCATTCCGCGGGGAAACCAGCCGATTCCCATTCCGCGGGAAAACCAGCCGGCCGCAGGGATAGCCACTATACCACCGCTTCCGGCGGCTGCCGGCCTTCCTACAATGCACCACACCTGGACATCCGATTCCTGCACCTGCTGGGAGAGACTCAGGTGGCCATGACCGCTCCAGCCTCGATGACTGTGCCTTACCGCCTTGTGGTGGGTCTGGAAGTTCACGTCCAACTGCTGACGCGTACCAAACTCTTTTGCGGTTGCCGTAATCAGTTTGGACTACCTCCCAACTCCGCGACTTGCCCGGTATGTTTGGGTCTGCCGGGGGCTTTGCCGGTGATGAATGAGCAGGCCTTCCGCTTGGCTCTGCGGGCTGCTCTGGCGCTCAACTGCACCATCGCTCGCCATCCCCATCATCCCCCTGGCTTTACCAAATGGGATCGCAAAAACTACTATTACCCCGATCTGCCTAAGAATTACCAGATCAGTCAGTACGACCTGCCCTTCAGTCACGACGGCTGGCTGGAAATCAATGTGGCAGCCGATCCTAAGAAGGACTACGTTCCTAAACGCATCGGCATCATCCGGGTGCATCTCGAAGAAGATGCTGGCAAAAACCTCCACGATGAAACGGGACGGGGCGGGGACTCCCTCGTGGACCTCAATCGGGCCGGTACCCCCCTCCTGGAGATCGTTACCCATCCCCACATGAACTCCCCAGAGGAAGCAATCGCTTTCTTGGAGGAAATCCGCTTGCTCCTGCGGGAAATCGGTGTCTCGGATTGCGAGATGCAAGAGGGATCGCTGCGGTGCGATGCCAACGTCAACGTCCATATTCCGGCGGAGGAAGAACCGGGAGGCTATGTGGCGACTCCGATCGTGGAGATCAAAAATCTCAACAGTTTCCGGGCAGTGGGCCGGGCCTTGGCTTACGAAGGACGCCGCCAATTCGAGGAGTATCAGCGCCAGCCCCAACACTATCGCCTCGGCAAGCTTCTCAAAACGACAGCGGGATGGGACGATGCTCGCGGTGTCACCGTTGTGCAACGACACAAGGAAGAGGCGGCCGATTACCGTTACTTTCCCGAACCGGACCTGGTGCCCGTCATTGTTTCTGATCGCTGGCTGGAGGAGGTCCGCGCCGAGATGGGGGAATTGCCCCAGCAGCAACGCCAACGCTTGGTTAGCCAATATGGCCTGACGGCTTATGATGCCCAGGTTCTCACCGCCAAGGGGCGGGCGATGGTCGCCTACTTTGAGAAAGCGGCCGCTATATTGGGCGATGCTCGTTTGGTAGCCAACCGGATGAGTGACTTGATTTATCCAGCATTGACGGAACGCAAGGAAGAGATCACAACCTTTCCCATCGGTCCCGAGGCATTTGCGAACTTTCT
The Thermogemmata fonticola genome window above contains:
- the gatB gene encoding Asp-tRNA(Asn)/Glu-tRNA(Gln) amidotransferase subunit GatB, giving the protein MTAPASMTVPYRLVVGLEVHVQLLTRTKLFCGCRNQFGLPPNSATCPVCLGLPGALPVMNEQAFRLALRAALALNCTIARHPHHPPGFTKWDRKNYYYPDLPKNYQISQYDLPFSHDGWLEINVAADPKKDYVPKRIGIIRVHLEEDAGKNLHDETGRGGDSLVDLNRAGTPLLEIVTHPHMNSPEEAIAFLEEIRLLLREIGVSDCEMQEGSLRCDANVNVHIPAEEEPGGYVATPIVEIKNLNSFRAVGRALAYEGRRQFEEYQRQPQHYRLGKLLKTTAGWDDARGVTVVQRHKEEAADYRYFPEPDLVPVIVSDRWLEEVRAEMGELPQQQRQRLVSQYGLTAYDAQVLTAKGRAMVAYFEKAAAILGDARLVANRMSDLIYPALTERKEEITTFPIGPEAFANFLRQAPGNSQDRRDVFAIMLRDGVDVAEAKRRAGIKEWDEAALRDAVQQAIAANPKAVSDFKKGKEAAKMAIVGAVMKANKGAPNDLVRRLVDEALMQS
- a CDS encoding BON domain-containing protein: MDQIARLALVGILIALLGGKAAAQQTGGSGTGGLGGLGAGTGTGGTGGGTGLGTGGLGGGGGLGTGSGSSFQLQQIMQAPTIAPPTTTTTAGSGVSSSNFLAPYFSNVLYQGSAQNNRSSGGNTGAPGGFGQPTFGTNGGMGGGSIGFAGSAGSSRGGSVGSSRGGTMGGGRGGSIGIGGSFGAGGATNLQSGVVIPHQTGNSYMMVARFPAQTTPAPQLQQQIQTLLQRSTNISNPGSIQATVSGNTVILRGSAADEEEARRIANMISLTPGVREVRNELVYPKLPVLDR
- a CDS encoding sugar phosphate isomerase/epimerase family protein; the encoded protein is MQLGFVSAILPDLSLEEVLAFAAEEGFDCVELMCWPVGKAERRYAGVTHLDVTQFREDLASHVRDLVRIHGVQISGLGYYPNPLDPDVEQRRRVVDHLRKVIQAAPQVGVRVVNTFIGRDPHKTVSENLRLVQEVWPPIVAEAQKAGVRIGIEHCPMLFSDDQWPGGWNVASTPAIWRQLFAFFDSLAPGVVGLNFDPSHLVWQGIDTVRAIREFGPRIVHVHAKDERIDRDQLYEVGIYGYKWHVPKLPGLGSVEWGPFFAALTDVGYRGPVCIEVEDRAYETSLEDRKRALRQSRRFLLSFFG
- a CDS encoding 2Fe-2S iron-sulfur cluster-binding protein, translated to MAGVNPYIRKVPLKRPTRPYTVTFIDEETGKTTTYRMDPETFPFGKIGQDGSLLAIAEEAGVEINHSCGGVCACSTCHVYVTQGLESCPPPTEDEEDMLDEAPAVTPESRLSCQCVPDGSSDVVVVIPKWNRNLVKEGH